In a single window of the Veillonella sp. genome:
- a CDS encoding ammonium transporter, with translation MVNMIDTGNTAWVLLCAALVFFMTPGLALFYGGMARSKNVLGTIMQSFFLIGVISVEFILIGYTLIFGDDLHGIIGDFSKFGLDGAETAVLSDTHIPELAFVAFQCMFAVITPAIMSGSITGRMRFAPFVIFALLWSIFIYNPMAHWIWGGGFLSDLGALDFAGGLAIHVLSGVSGLTLCMLLGRRRGYGRMPMLPHHLPMTILGAAILWFGWFGFNAGSALGVGFLAANAVLTTQISAAVGIVGWVLVEMMHRGKPTVLGAASGGVSGLVAITPAAGFVTPMAAVIIGFIGAVVCYLAVAIIKNRLGYDDSLDAFGIHGVGGTWGAIATGLWATTTINADGANGLFYGGSLLGPQLLSLVIAYVLAIVGTFILFKIVSAFMDMRVSIGSESLGIDISEHGEGAYNQSEFKSSGRFISSNQTSLL, from the coding sequence ATGGTCAATATGATTGATACGGGCAACACCGCATGGGTCTTGTTGTGTGCTGCATTAGTATTTTTTATGACACCTGGTTTAGCGTTGTTTTACGGTGGGATGGCGCGTAGTAAAAATGTGCTAGGTACAATCATGCAGAGCTTCTTTTTGATTGGTGTCATTTCTGTTGAGTTTATTTTGATAGGCTATACATTGATTTTTGGTGATGATCTACATGGCATCATCGGCGACTTTAGTAAATTTGGTCTTGATGGTGCGGAGACAGCTGTCTTAAGTGATACACATATTCCTGAGCTTGCCTTTGTAGCATTCCAATGCATGTTTGCTGTTATTACACCAGCCATCATGAGTGGTTCTATTACAGGGCGGATGCGTTTTGCACCTTTTGTAATATTTGCTTTACTATGGTCTATCTTTATATATAATCCGATGGCCCATTGGATTTGGGGCGGTGGATTCCTCAGCGATTTAGGTGCATTAGACTTTGCCGGTGGACTTGCGATTCACGTGTTATCCGGTGTGTCTGGGTTGACCTTATGTATGTTGCTAGGACGTCGCAGAGGCTATGGACGGATGCCTATGCTACCTCACCATTTGCCGATGACGATTCTTGGAGCCGCTATTTTATGGTTTGGTTGGTTTGGCTTTAATGCAGGATCTGCTCTCGGCGTAGGATTTCTTGCGGCTAATGCAGTGTTAACTACACAAATCTCTGCAGCTGTTGGTATTGTAGGATGGGTACTAGTAGAAATGATGCATCGTGGTAAACCTACTGTGTTAGGGGCTGCCTCTGGTGGTGTATCTGGTCTAGTAGCTATTACACCAGCGGCAGGCTTTGTAACGCCTATGGCGGCCGTTATTATTGGCTTTATCGGTGCAGTCGTATGTTATCTAGCGGTAGCTATTATTAAAAATCGCCTTGGGTACGATGATTCTCTTGATGCCTTTGGTATTCATGGTGTAGGCGGCACATGGGGCGCTATTGCTACCGGTTTATGGGCTACAACGACGATTAATGCTGATGGGGCGAATGGGTTGTTCTATGGTGGTTCCTTGTTAGGGCCTCAATTGCTTTCACTCGTGATTGCTTATGTATTAGCCATTGTAGGCACATTTATACTATTTAAAATCGTCAGCGCTTTCATGGATATGCGTGTTAGCATAGGTTCTGAATCTTTGGGTATCGATATTAGTGAACATGGTGAAGGCGCTTATAATCAATCTGAATTTAAAAGCTCAGGTCGATTTATTTCATCCAATCAAACCTCTTTGTTATAA
- a CDS encoding carbon starvation protein A has product MVMNGIYLVIASACILILAYRFYGAFIAAKVLTLDEYRPTPAMVHNDGHDYVPTNKWVTFGHHFAAIAGAGPLVGPVIAAQFGYLPGALWILIGSVLAGAVHDMVILFASVRYDGKSIADIAREEISKFAGFGAMLATLFLLIITLAGMAVVVANALHNSPWGFFSVFATIPIAIFIGIYLKWLRPGKIQEATIIGVALIFAAIIYGPNVAASEYASWFTYDLQTIEIMLAVYGFFAAALPVWLLLAPRDYLSTYLKIGTIGALALGIIIVMPEIQMPAVTPYIWGGGPVLKGSVFPYIFITIACGALSGFHTVIATGTTPKMLTNEKEILPIGYGAMLTEGFIAMMALIAATALHPDDYFAINSTAESFKALGLQVHELPALSAMVGEDLMHRPGGAVSLAVGMAHIFSKLPNMDHLLGYWYHFCIMFEALFIMTLIDAGTRVGRYLLQELLGHFHPKFNDQHWAPGVYGCAALICILWGYLVLQGNIGIIWPLFGVSNQLLGTMTLAVGTTVIMRLGRKRYAWVTGIPCILMAIVAIAADFENVFNSYIPAGKWILVAFSAAMFLMILIVLVEAVRSWIRLSSIPQDYRTQAEIEAESLVKYGKEAKA; this is encoded by the coding sequence ATGGTTATGAATGGTATTTACTTAGTTATAGCCTCCGCGTGTATTCTAATTTTAGCGTACCGCTTTTATGGGGCTTTCATAGCGGCGAAAGTATTAACATTGGATGAATATCGTCCAACGCCAGCTATGGTCCACAATGATGGTCACGATTACGTGCCCACAAACAAATGGGTAACATTTGGTCATCACTTTGCAGCGATTGCTGGTGCAGGTCCTTTGGTAGGTCCTGTTATCGCAGCCCAGTTCGGGTATTTGCCTGGTGCATTATGGATCCTTATCGGTTCCGTATTAGCCGGCGCTGTACATGACATGGTTATCTTGTTCGCATCCGTTCGCTATGATGGTAAATCTATTGCGGATATTGCACGTGAAGAAATCAGTAAATTCGCTGGTTTCGGTGCTATGCTTGCTACATTGTTCCTATTGATCATCACCCTTGCTGGTATGGCCGTAGTAGTAGCTAACGCATTGCATAACTCCCCATGGGGTTTCTTCTCTGTATTTGCTACGATTCCAATCGCTATTTTCATTGGTATTTATTTGAAATGGTTGCGTCCTGGTAAAATTCAAGAAGCAACTATTATCGGTGTAGCGTTGATTTTCGCAGCTATTATCTACGGTCCAAACGTAGCAGCTAGCGAATATGCTTCTTGGTTTACATATGACTTGCAAACCATCGAAATCATGCTTGCCGTATATGGTTTCTTTGCAGCAGCATTGCCGGTTTGGTTATTGCTTGCTCCTCGTGATTATTTGTCCACATACCTTAAAATCGGTACAATCGGCGCATTGGCTCTTGGTATTATCATTGTAATGCCTGAAATTCAAATGCCAGCTGTAACTCCTTACATTTGGGGTGGCGGTCCTGTATTGAAAGGTTCTGTATTCCCTTACATCTTCATTACTATCGCATGTGGTGCGTTATCTGGTTTCCATACTGTTATCGCAACAGGTACAACACCTAAAATGCTTACTAATGAAAAAGAAATCTTGCCTATCGGCTATGGCGCAATGTTAACAGAAGGCTTCATCGCTATGATGGCGTTGATCGCAGCCACTGCATTGCATCCAGATGATTACTTCGCAATTAACTCCACTGCTGAATCCTTCAAAGCGTTAGGCCTTCAAGTTCATGAATTGCCAGCATTGTCCGCAATGGTTGGTGAAGACTTGATGCACCGTCCTGGTGGCGCTGTATCCCTTGCAGTAGGTATGGCTCATATCTTCTCTAAATTACCTAACATGGATCACTTGTTGGGTTACTGGTATCACTTCTGTATCATGTTCGAAGCATTGTTCATCATGACTTTGATCGATGCTGGTACTCGCGTAGGTCGTTACTTACTTCAAGAATTATTAGGTCATTTCCATCCTAAATTCAACGACCAACATTGGGCTCCTGGCGTTTATGGTTGTGCAGCTTTAATTTGTATTTTGTGGGGCTACCTAGTTCTACAAGGTAACATCGGTATTATCTGGCCTCTATTCGGCGTATCTAACCAATTATTAGGTACTATGACATTGGCTGTAGGTACTACAGTTATCATGCGACTTGGTCGCAAACGTTATGCATGGGTTACAGGTATTCCTTGTATCCTCATGGCTATTGTTGCTATCGCTGCAGACTTTGAAAACGTATTTAACAGCTATATCCCAGCTGGTAAATGGATCCTAGTAGCATTCAGTGCTGCCATGTTCCTCATGATCCTTATCGTATTGGTAGAAGCTGTACGTAGTTGGATCCGCTTATCTAGCATTCCTCAAGATTACCGTACACAAGCTGAAATCGAAGCTGAAAGCCTCGTAAAATACGGTAAAGAAGCAAAAGCATAA
- a CDS encoding HisA/HisF-related TIM barrel protein, with the protein MACIWQYYGRLWSDEKIGGPQCKNALEWVKEAVGHGMGELLVTSIDRHGTGLGFDIELYQALAEVVDVPVTAFGGAGNIQYFVDLFTKTNVTRALVGALLHNKVLTIKDIKKALHKSGVVVRQ; encoded by the coding sequence ATTGCGTGCATTTGGCAATATTACGGAAGACTATGGAGCGACGAAAAAATAGGAGGGCCACAATGTAAAAATGCTTTAGAATGGGTAAAAGAAGCGGTAGGCCATGGTATGGGTGAGTTATTGGTAACGAGTATCGATAGACATGGCACGGGGCTTGGATTTGATATTGAATTATATCAAGCTTTAGCAGAGGTTGTGGATGTACCTGTAACAGCCTTTGGTGGTGCTGGAAATATACAGTATTTTGTGGATTTATTTACAAAGACAAATGTAACTAGAGCTCTTGTAGGGGCGTTGTTACATAACAAAGTTTTAACTATAAAAGATATTAAAAAGGCCCTTCATAAATCAGGAGTCGTAGTAAGACAATAG
- the hisJ gene encoding histidinol-phosphatase HisJ, translating to MNMKDERQFVGYSKYRSRLVDGHVHTELCPHGSGDRTALMIEKAIELRIEKVCLTEHAPLPAGFAAEYGGDKKAYNTASLKLNQVDSYLELGRQLQRAYGTHIDISLGFEVDYIPGFEADIQEFLDRYGPLTDDNILSVHFMEGVNNAYYCLDYSPKEFEKGFGPWIQKQYELYYKYYSTVRQAVRADLGEYTPKRIGHFDLIKKYQHHFGFEHHLDRRNAQVVSDILHIMRVQGRELDYNMSGFFKPDCREMYPSRFIQGMAAVIGVPFVLGSDAHSVADIEKIWG from the coding sequence ATGAACATGAAAGATGAACGGCAGTTCGTTGGCTATAGTAAGTATCGCAGCCGACTTGTGGACGGTCATGTACATACAGAATTGTGTCCCCATGGTAGTGGCGACCGCACTGCGTTGATGATTGAAAAAGCCATTGAGTTGCGCATTGAAAAGGTGTGCCTCACTGAGCATGCGCCATTGCCTGCGGGCTTTGCTGCTGAATATGGTGGCGACAAAAAGGCGTATAACACGGCTTCTTTGAAATTGAATCAAGTAGATTCCTATTTAGAACTAGGCCGTCAATTACAACGTGCTTATGGTACGCATATCGATATCTCCCTCGGCTTTGAAGTAGATTACATTCCAGGCTTTGAGGCAGATATTCAAGAGTTCTTAGATCGTTATGGTCCGTTGACGGATGATAACATCTTGTCTGTTCACTTTATGGAAGGCGTTAATAATGCCTACTACTGCTTAGACTACAGCCCTAAAGAATTTGAAAAGGGCTTTGGTCCGTGGATTCAAAAGCAATATGAGTTATATTACAAATATTACTCTACTGTGCGCCAAGCTGTGCGCGCTGACCTCGGTGAATATACGCCAAAACGCATTGGTCACTTTGATTTGATTAAGAAATACCAACACCACTTTGGCTTTGAGCATCACTTAGATCGCCGCAATGCGCAGGTCGTAAGCGATATTTTGCATATCATGCGCGTACAAGGGCGTGAACTAGACTACAATATGAGCGGCTTCTTTAAACCGGACTGCCGTGAAATGTACCCAAGCCGCTTTATTCAAGGCATGGCTGCTGTTATTGGTGTGCCATTTGTACTTGGTTCTGATGCACATAGCGTGGCAGATATAGAAAAAATTTGGGGCTAG
- a CDS encoding N-acetyltransferase family protein, which translates to MSELVIRPITKDDIASCLDIYNYEVVNGVATLDLEPRTLPEWQEWFGAHQTVEHCIFVGNMDDVVVGYASLSPYRTKDAFKSTVELSIYIHQEYRSKGVASKLMAHILEHAKETETLHTVVSVITAGNAASTVLHERFGFTYCGLTPQVGFKHGKYQDTETYALLV; encoded by the coding sequence ATGAGTGAATTAGTAATACGACCAATTACAAAGGATGATATAGCATCTTGTTTAGATATTTACAATTATGAGGTTGTAAACGGCGTAGCCACCCTTGATCTTGAGCCGCGTACGTTGCCAGAGTGGCAGGAGTGGTTCGGGGCGCATCAAACGGTGGAGCACTGCATTTTTGTAGGGAATATGGACGATGTTGTGGTAGGCTATGCATCGCTTTCACCATATAGAACAAAGGATGCTTTCAAAAGCACCGTCGAATTATCTATCTACATTCATCAAGAGTATCGCAGCAAAGGTGTGGCGTCTAAATTGATGGCCCATATATTAGAGCATGCTAAAGAAACAGAAACATTACATACGGTGGTGTCTGTCATTACGGCGGGAAATGCGGCAAGTACAGTACTACATGAACGGTTTGGCTTTACCTATTGTGGTTTAACACCGCAAGTTGGTTTCAAACATGGTAAATATCAGGATACCGAAACATACGCATTATTGGTATAA
- a CDS encoding energy-coupling factor transporter transmembrane component T, translating to MERLVPLTKILMTLAVSVWAILLRDWPSLLALVVVELGVLLVAGLLFKQRKAVVALTSFAVFLGIVQFLGSGDVTSAIVSGLRMLAMTLVFICLLATTKLQDLTASLVTQCKIPYEYAFMFTAALRFVPDFIAESHAVQEAQACRGLSLEGNFLKRMKSYASVIQPLLLKSLGRSETMALSLELRGFGGPTHSFAASVGLKTIDYGVIGALIVITVLLFLVV from the coding sequence ATGGAACGTTTAGTACCGTTAACAAAAATTTTGATGACCCTCGCTGTATCCGTGTGGGCCATTCTATTGCGCGACTGGCCATCTCTATTGGCCTTGGTCGTTGTAGAGCTGGGTGTATTGCTTGTAGCTGGTTTGCTATTCAAACAACGCAAAGCCGTTGTAGCATTGACTAGCTTTGCTGTATTCCTTGGTATTGTTCAATTTCTCGGTAGTGGTGATGTAACATCTGCCATCGTATCCGGCTTGCGTATGCTCGCCATGACACTTGTATTCATCTGCTTGTTGGCAACTACAAAATTACAAGACCTTACAGCATCACTCGTAACACAATGCAAAATTCCTTATGAATATGCATTTATGTTCACTGCCGCACTTCGCTTCGTGCCTGATTTCATTGCTGAAAGCCATGCTGTACAAGAGGCACAAGCATGCCGTGGTTTATCCTTAGAAGGCAATTTCTTGAAGCGCATGAAATCTTACGCATCTGTGATCCAACCATTGCTTTTAAAATCCTTGGGCCGCTCTGAAACAATGGCGTTGTCCCTAGAACTACGTGGCTTTGGTGGACCTACACATAGCTTTGCAGCATCTGTAGGCTTGAAAACTATCGATTACGGCGTGATTGGGGCTTTGATTGTTATTACAGTACTTTTATTTCTAGTAGTTTAA
- a CDS encoding energy-coupling factor ABC transporter ATP-binding protein produces MLKVENIRFGYVPSVDIFRDVTFTIEGGEYIAIGGRNGCGKTTITRLLVGLEKSSEGRMYYNGTDITSMPPSKRGQFIGYVFQQPDRQMFRPTVATEVAFGPESLGRSKAEVKQIVDEVLERTGITHLREAYPPTLRRGEKQRVAIASALAMQSKILILDEPTSGQDGKETKELLALLRQLNQEGITILLITHDMEIMASECSRALIMGNQTVAFDGTPEELFKKSTDELQDLGLTKPPSVELSLAVPSLGYCKSMDELKSKLVAQLSGK; encoded by the coding sequence ATGCTTAAGGTTGAAAATATCCGCTTTGGCTATGTGCCATCTGTAGACATCTTCCGGGATGTGACTTTCACCATCGAAGGCGGCGAATATATCGCCATCGGTGGTCGCAACGGTTGTGGTAAAACGACTATCACTCGTTTGCTCGTTGGTCTTGAAAAATCTAGCGAAGGCCGCATGTACTATAACGGCACTGACATTACGTCTATGCCGCCATCCAAGCGTGGTCAATTTATTGGTTATGTATTCCAACAACCGGATCGCCAAATGTTCAGACCAACAGTAGCCACAGAGGTTGCCTTTGGTCCTGAATCATTAGGTCGCAGTAAAGCCGAAGTAAAACAAATCGTTGATGAAGTGTTGGAGCGCACAGGTATTACGCATTTACGCGAAGCGTACCCTCCAACATTGCGCCGCGGTGAAAAGCAACGCGTTGCCATCGCTTCTGCTCTAGCAATGCAATCTAAAATCCTCATCCTCGACGAACCGACAAGTGGTCAAGATGGTAAGGAAACTAAAGAGTTGTTAGCTTTATTGCGTCAACTTAATCAAGAAGGCATTACGATCCTTCTCATTACACATGATATGGAAATCATGGCTAGCGAATGTAGCCGTGCACTCATCATGGGTAACCAAACAGTTGCCTTTGATGGCACTCCAGAAGAATTATTCAAAAAATCTACGGACGAATTGCAAGACCTAGGCCTTACAAAACCGCCAAGTGTGGAACTTTCACTAGCGGTACCATCCCTAGGCTATTGCAAATCCATGGATGAATTGAAATCTAAGTTAGTGGCTCAGTTGAGCGGAAAATAG
- a CDS encoding tryptophan transporter produces the protein MERIQDLVYTHVQGGQFRWVTVSTLMLALGTILHLVSPSVAGVTPNWTIATYCVAILLTRPSLSQTLGIGLVAALINVLTSKSAFPYGNLLSEPGGALTAALVTRAMLSVKFRKIGGFDLTPILSGFLATVVSGGIFVTLLWKVLGMPDNVYIYGMWPMVLIVGALNGAITPILYIPAQRLFSKRGMLPSTDQLTSDHSHMTILPERQAKISIEHVNYYHPKATTPSLENINLDVHDGDFLVVTGPAGCGKSTLCMAMVGAVPKFYGGRLEGMVFVDGKATTQMEIPELANHIGVVLADYDTQLVTMTVREEVAFAMENRGYDRETIRTRSEEVFAQVGLIGLEDRKITSLSGGQRQRLAIASVLATNPTVLVLDEPTSSLDPDGTAELYRLVGDLNKKHGITVVVIDHDLHAVLPYANRMALMVDGSIACDDDVPTTLRYMYEHNIHVDALPSVFTTYMELEQAGFHSDEPWLSIESAIKGLHQIEMAHAIQKEVHGESSSTTNQSNTVVNKQPIQRVDDVQGKDGGAHA, from the coding sequence ATGGAACGGATTCAAGATCTTGTGTACACGCATGTGCAGGGTGGCCAGTTTAGATGGGTTACTGTCAGCACATTGATGCTCGCATTGGGCACGATATTGCATTTGGTGAGCCCTAGTGTGGCTGGGGTAACGCCAAACTGGACAATTGCTACGTACTGCGTAGCTATTTTATTGACTCGCCCTAGTTTGAGTCAAACCTTGGGGATTGGCCTTGTGGCAGCCCTCATTAACGTATTGACGTCTAAGTCAGCATTCCCGTACGGCAACTTGTTGTCTGAACCAGGTGGTGCATTGACAGCCGCTCTCGTGACACGTGCTATGTTGTCCGTGAAGTTCCGCAAAATCGGTGGCTTTGATTTGACGCCAATCCTATCTGGCTTCTTAGCCACAGTTGTATCTGGTGGTATCTTCGTTACCCTCTTATGGAAAGTATTGGGTATGCCAGACAATGTGTACATATACGGTATGTGGCCAATGGTTCTTATCGTAGGTGCTTTGAACGGTGCCATTACGCCAATCTTGTACATTCCGGCGCAACGTTTATTCTCTAAACGTGGCATGTTGCCAAGCACAGATCAATTGACGTCTGACCATAGTCATATGACAATCTTGCCTGAGCGCCAAGCTAAGATTTCCATTGAGCACGTAAATTATTACCATCCAAAGGCGACTACGCCGTCCCTTGAAAACATCAATCTTGATGTACATGATGGGGACTTCCTCGTTGTGACTGGGCCTGCTGGTTGTGGTAAAAGTACTCTTTGCATGGCTATGGTAGGGGCTGTGCCTAAATTCTACGGTGGCCGCCTTGAAGGTATGGTGTTCGTAGATGGCAAAGCGACTACGCAAATGGAAATTCCTGAACTGGCTAATCACATCGGTGTCGTTCTTGCCGATTACGATACACAACTTGTAACGATGACTGTTCGTGAAGAAGTAGCCTTTGCTATGGAAAACCGCGGTTATGATCGTGAAACGATTAGAACTCGTTCTGAAGAGGTGTTTGCACAAGTTGGTCTTATCGGCTTAGAAGATCGCAAAATTACAAGCTTGTCCGGTGGTCAACGCCAACGTTTGGCGATTGCTTCCGTATTGGCTACGAACCCAACTGTTCTTGTTCTTGATGAACCAACGAGCTCCCTCGACCCAGATGGGACTGCCGAATTATATCGCCTCGTAGGTGATTTGAACAAAAAACACGGTATTACCGTTGTTGTTATCGACCATGACTTACACGCTGTATTGCCGTATGCAAACCGCATGGCTCTCATGGTAGATGGCTCTATTGCGTGCGACGACGATGTACCGACTACGCTTCGCTACATGTACGAACACAATATTCATGTAGATGCGTTGCCATCCGTGTTCACTACGTACATGGAACTTGAACAAGCGGGCTTCCACAGCGATGAACCTTGGCTTAGCATCGAGTCTGCTATCAAGGGCCTGCACCAAATTGAAATGGCTCACGCTATCCAAAAAGAGGTGCATGGTGAAAGCAGCTCTACAACAAATCAATCTAATACGGTAGTAAATAAACAACCAATTCAACGCGTTGATGATGTACAAGGAAAGGACGGTGGCGCTCATGCTTAA
- a CDS encoding Abi family protein, translating into MSDGPFLTPREQVEHSISKGITFNNITEAETEQYLVENNNYFKLRAFRKNFLKSTKSGKYVNLDFSYLIDLACIDNRLRRIMLEMAIGIEHFSKVHLLSVLQQNNIDPYDIVEDYMNQLEKSNFEQLQHDLWKNSGSLYCGNLYAKYIDDENKRCPVWAFLEMISFGQYLYFYKYCADLLQNTEITERLYLMYTVKSLRNACAHNNCIINDINSTHNKSINADLSRECAKFIKSPSSRRRHLRHISTYQILTTMYAHQRICISTGVHNHICSELDELKQRFFRDNDYRLHDNIKATFDVLIRAIDTWFHIM; encoded by the coding sequence ATGTCAGATGGTCCATTTTTAACACCAAGAGAACAGGTAGAGCATAGTATATCTAAAGGTATTACTTTTAATAATATTACTGAAGCAGAAACAGAACAATATTTAGTAGAGAATAATAACTATTTTAAACTTAGAGCCTTCAGGAAGAACTTTTTAAAATCTACAAAATCTGGAAAATATGTAAATCTAGATTTTAGCTATTTAATTGATTTAGCATGTATTGATAATAGATTAAGACGAATCATGTTAGAGATGGCTATTGGGATTGAGCATTTTTCAAAAGTTCATTTATTATCTGTCTTACAGCAGAATAATATTGATCCATATGATATAGTTGAGGATTATATGAATCAGCTAGAGAAATCTAATTTTGAACAATTACAGCATGACTTATGGAAAAATAGTGGTAGCTTATATTGTGGTAATTTATACGCTAAATATATTGATGATGAAAATAAACGTTGTCCTGTATGGGCTTTTCTAGAAATGATTTCTTTTGGACAGTATTTATACTTCTACAAATACTGTGCAGACTTATTGCAAAATACTGAGATTACAGAACGATTATACTTAATGTATACCGTTAAAAGTTTACGAAATGCATGTGCTCATAATAATTGTATTATTAATGATATAAACTCTACACATAATAAAAGCATTAATGCTGATTTATCAAGAGAATGTGCTAAATTTATAAAATCGCCATCAAGCAGACGTAGACATTTGAGACATATTTCTACTTATCAAATCTTAACTACGATGTATGCTCATCAGAGAATATGTATTAGTACTGGTGTTCATAACCATATATGTAGTGAATTAGATGAACTTAAGCAACGCTTTTTCCGAGATAATGATTATAGATTACATGATAATATAAAAGCTACATTTGATGTGCTTATTAGAGCTATTGACACATGGTTTCACATAATGTAA
- a CDS encoding surface exclusion protein, translating into MKFLDHLNDAVKEVKGVVKEKAGVVKEMTADAAQDIKVLVKEKAEDVKGKSADAAQEIKVLVKEKAEDVKGKSAEAAHEVNELVKAKSAVAAKDLEVALKEKKEELKHKAKEVKAITTGVALDIKETVKEKSVDAAKEIKEKVTEKQVTKENSEEVSEVVTEDAITNREEKA; encoded by the coding sequence ATGAAGTTTCTAGATCATTTAAACGATGCCGTAAAAGAGGTGAAAGGCGTAGTAAAAGAAAAAGCTGGTGTAGTTAAAGAGATGACTGCTGATGCGGCGCAAGATATTAAGGTCCTAGTGAAAGAAAAAGCAGAAGATGTAAAAGGTAAATCTGCTGATGCAGCACAAGAAATTAAAGTGCTCGTAAAAGAAAAAGCAGAAGACGTAAAAGGTAAATCTGCTGAGGCCGCTCATGAAGTAAATGAATTAGTGAAAGCTAAATCTGCGGTAGCAGCGAAAGATCTTGAAGTAGCCCTTAAAGAAAAGAAGGAAGAGTTAAAACATAAAGCTAAAGAAGTAAAAGCCATTACTACAGGTGTTGCCCTCGACATTAAAGAAACTGTTAAAGAAAAATCTGTTGATGCGGCAAAAGAAATTAAAGAAAAAGTTACGGAAAAACAAGTGACTAAAGAGAACAGTGAAGAAGTATCTGAAGTAGTAACTGAGGATGCTATAACAAACAGAGAAGAAAAGGCTTAG
- a CDS encoding putative holin-like toxin, with protein sequence MNIHNYISFFTISPKTFEAISLMIAFATLVILIVK encoded by the coding sequence TTGAATATCCATAATTACATCTCTTTCTTTACTATTTCTCCCAAAACATTTGAAGCCATATCGTTAATGATTGCATTCGCAACATTAGTCATTCTTATTGTAAAATAA
- a CDS encoding NAD(P)H-binding protein: MYKYITILGAAGQIAQKLTATLLTYTDMHLTLYGRQLSTRLHPEILEHERVTVIEGSFQNPAKLEQAVTNAEIVFVGAMESGSDMAAIVKALSRKNVRRVIGLSMAGLSGEFPAALEKWTFDSLPISYVQGERQARNVLRESNLNYTILRLTWLYNDPENTNYELIPEGVQFNDAQVTREAVVKAIFDILHVDDETPFHRASIGIGEPGTHYDKPSFH; the protein is encoded by the coding sequence ATGTACAAATATATTACAATTTTAGGGGCCGCTGGCCAAATTGCACAAAAGTTGACTGCTACATTATTAACATATACAGATATGCACCTTACATTATATGGTCGCCAATTGAGTACTCGTTTACACCCAGAGATTTTAGAGCATGAACGCGTTACTGTTATCGAGGGTTCCTTCCAAAATCCTGCAAAACTAGAACAAGCTGTAACAAATGCAGAGATTGTATTTGTAGGTGCTATGGAGTCTGGTAGCGATATGGCGGCTATTGTGAAAGCATTGAGCCGTAAAAACGTACGCCGTGTTATCGGTCTTTCTATGGCTGGTCTTTCTGGTGAATTCCCTGCAGCACTTGAAAAATGGACCTTCGACAGCTTGCCTATCAGCTATGTCCAAGGCGAACGTCAAGCACGCAATGTGTTGCGCGAATCCAATTTAAACTACACAATCTTACGCCTTACATGGCTTTACAATGATCCAGAAAATACAAATTATGAACTCATCCCTGAAGGCGTTCAATTTAACGATGCCCAAGTTACACGGGAAGCTGTAGTAAAAGCCATCTTCGACATCTTACATGTAGATGACGAAACACCATTCCATCGTGCAAGCATCGGTATTGGCGAACCAGGCACACACTACGACAAACCAAGCTTTCACTAA